A genomic segment from Neobacillus sp. YX16 encodes:
- a CDS encoding ComE operon protein 2 has translation MERISWDQYFMAQSHLLALRSTCTRLTVGATIVRDKRIIAGGYNGSIAGGDHCIDKGCYVIDNHCVRTIHAEMNALLQCAKFGVPTAEAEIYVTHFPCLQCCKAIIQAGIKTVYYAEDYKNHPHAVELFQQANVNTEKVELKESVIDFRKISQ, from the coding sequence GTGGAACGCATTTCGTGGGATCAATATTTTATGGCTCAAAGTCATTTGCTGGCGTTAAGAAGTACCTGCACGCGGCTGACAGTGGGCGCGACAATTGTTAGAGATAAGAGAATTATTGCCGGTGGTTACAACGGTTCAATCGCTGGTGGAGACCACTGTATTGATAAAGGCTGTTATGTCATCGATAATCATTGTGTAAGGACGATACATGCCGAAATGAATGCCCTCCTGCAATGTGCCAAATTTGGTGTCCCCACAGCTGAAGCGGAAATTTATGTTACCCATTTTCCATGCCTGCAGTGTTGTAAAGCCATAATCCAAGCTGGGATTAAGACAGTCTATTATGCAGAAGATTATAAGAATCACCCTCATGCAGTGGAGTTATTCCAACAAGCAAATGTAAATACCGAAAAGGTAGAATTAAAAGAATCAGTGATTGATTTTCGTAAGATAAGTCAATAA
- a CDS encoding YqzM family protein — MNEFEKNVQTKRNDAIDSGVGFVVSFGVFALMFIIATVIKVVGS; from the coding sequence ATGAATGAATTTGAAAAGAATGTGCAAACTAAACGCAACGACGCAATTGATTCTGGAGTAGGTTTTGTTGTTTCTTTTGGTGTTTTTGCTCTAATGTTTATTATTGCAACCGTTATTAAAGTTGTCGGATCCTAA
- the rsfS gene encoding ribosome silencing factor — translation MSNQELLKIAVKAADDKRAEDILALNMQGISLIADYFIICHGNSDKQVQAIARGIKEKAEENGYNVRRMEGFDEATWILIDLGDVVAHVFHRDERSYYKLERLWGDAPLEDIRSELTT, via the coding sequence ATGTCTAATCAAGAGTTATTAAAAATTGCAGTAAAGGCTGCGGATGATAAAAGAGCTGAAGATATTCTAGCTCTCAATATGCAGGGGATTTCCTTAATTGCCGATTATTTTATTATTTGTCACGGAAACTCTGACAAACAAGTACAGGCAATTGCAAGAGGAATTAAAGAAAAGGCAGAAGAAAATGGATATAATGTAAGAAGAATGGAAGGCTTTGATGAAGCCACATGGATCTTAATTGACCTTGGTGATGTGGTTGCACATGTATTCCATCGTGATGAAAGAAGTTACTACAAGTTAGAACGCTTATGGGGCGATGCACCTTTAGAGGATATTCGCAGTGAGCTGACAACATGA
- the rpsT gene encoding 30S ribosomal protein S20, whose translation MPNIKSAIKRVKTSEARNAQNTTAKSAMRTAVKKVEAAVTLNDAPAAKEAFSTAASKLDKAAAKGLIHKNAAARKKSRLAKKANTL comes from the coding sequence ATGCCTAACATTAAATCTGCTATTAAGCGTGTAAAAACAAGCGAAGCTCGTAATGCTCAAAATACAACTGCTAAATCTGCAATGCGTACGGCTGTCAAGAAAGTAGAAGCTGCTGTAACTCTTAACGATGCTCCTGCAGCTAAAGAAGCATTCTCTACTGCTGCTAGCAAACTAGACAAGGCTGCTGCTAAAGGACTTATCCATAAAAATGCTGCTGCCCGTAAAAAATCACGTCTTGCTAAAAAAGCTAACACTCTATAA
- a CDS encoding DNA internalization-related competence protein ComEC/Rec2 — MNSKCFFFAIAAILGVLTSLFFYLPFLLCSIIYFYLLYTFKKYSKQQMFIVICLFLTFFLTGHHTITHNKTRLPDSLTTFYLQYTENTKVDGDLLQVIALDIKNKEKLLIRYKIKTEAEKKALKDTNFYGRLCHVTGVLTEASIAKNPNAFNYRKYLAEKQIYKIVELEDHPLNKCTEVKSTPLTMIKEVRFTGIKYLEKNFPSEIAALSAALIFGDRSMFDPEVLINYQKTGIVHLLAISGLHVSLLIGMVFYLGIRIGLTRQFMMNFLLVLLPIYAILTGASPSVIRAVLMIFLVLLVVRWKKQIKLSPIDAISLTLLIYVLFSPLIILDAGFQLSFSVSYAIILSVTNIFPRYQESISAMVVTSIIAQLAALPILLYHFFEISFISIVANLLYIPLFSFVFLPGLYILYFIQIIFGDTPSILINLFMKIITLANALIEKLADLSFAQLVTGRPNILLFIIYMVIILAIFLIWEASFQQKRKIIVIFLAFTLITFQTIWNWANPFGEVTMIDVGQGDSILIHYPFGKGTYLIDTGGTIQFEEDEWKKAAKPFEVGRDVVVPFLKGKGIRKLDKLILTHGDTDHIGGTLALLKEIEVTQILMPSVAELSKSKLTIIQEAKNKGIQVVMVADGSQWENEKSTFYVLSPEANFQGERNSGSIAIMAEIGGLNWFFGGDLDQEGEERIIKKYPDLHIDVLKAGHHGSKTSTSEVFINKIKPAISWISVGEHNRYGHPHSEVLEQLGNTTVYRTDDHGAITYRFYQESGTFSSVLHKIKQ, encoded by the coding sequence ATGAATAGTAAATGCTTCTTTTTTGCAATTGCGGCCATATTAGGAGTTTTAACCTCACTTTTCTTTTATCTCCCTTTCTTACTTTGCTCCATTATTTATTTTTATCTCCTTTATACGTTTAAGAAGTATTCTAAACAACAAATGTTTATTGTCATCTGCCTCTTTCTTACTTTTTTTCTCACCGGTCACCATACGATTACCCATAATAAGACTAGGCTGCCGGATTCACTGACAACCTTTTATCTACAATATACGGAAAATACCAAAGTTGATGGCGATTTGCTCCAGGTTATCGCATTGGATATAAAGAATAAAGAAAAGCTTTTAATACGATATAAAATTAAAACAGAGGCAGAGAAAAAGGCGCTAAAAGATACGAATTTTTATGGACGTTTATGTCATGTAACGGGAGTATTAACAGAAGCTTCTATTGCCAAAAATCCAAACGCCTTTAACTACCGGAAATATTTAGCTGAAAAACAGATTTATAAAATAGTGGAATTAGAAGATCACCCACTTAATAAATGTACTGAAGTTAAATCAACTCCATTAACCATGATTAAAGAAGTACGTTTTACTGGCATTAAATACCTCGAAAAAAATTTCCCTTCAGAAATTGCCGCTCTATCAGCTGCATTAATATTTGGAGATAGAAGCATGTTTGATCCTGAGGTGCTGATAAATTATCAAAAAACGGGCATTGTTCATTTATTGGCAATATCGGGTCTTCATGTTTCCTTATTAATCGGAATGGTTTTTTATTTAGGAATTAGAATCGGATTGACTAGGCAGTTTATGATGAATTTTCTTCTCGTTCTGTTGCCGATATATGCGATATTAACAGGTGCTTCACCTTCGGTTATTCGTGCGGTGTTAATGATCTTCCTTGTTTTATTGGTTGTAAGATGGAAGAAGCAAATAAAATTGTCACCAATCGATGCCATTAGCCTTACCCTATTGATTTATGTATTATTTTCTCCTTTGATTATTTTAGATGCAGGCTTTCAGTTATCGTTTTCAGTTAGCTATGCCATTATTTTATCTGTCACTAATATTTTCCCGCGGTATCAAGAAAGTATTTCAGCAATGGTTGTCACCTCCATTATTGCTCAACTAGCAGCTTTGCCGATTTTACTGTATCATTTTTTCGAAATTTCTTTTATAAGTATTGTTGCTAACCTTCTCTATATTCCTCTCTTCTCGTTTGTATTTCTCCCTGGATTATATATCTTGTATTTCATTCAAATAATATTTGGTGATACTCCTTCAATTCTGATTAACTTATTTATGAAAATTATTACCTTAGCCAATGCCCTTATTGAAAAACTTGCAGACCTATCTTTTGCCCAACTTGTAACCGGAAGACCAAATATCCTTCTCTTCATAATTTATATGGTAATCATCCTCGCCATTTTTCTAATATGGGAAGCGAGTTTTCAGCAAAAGAGGAAAATCATTGTCATTTTTTTAGCGTTTACCTTGATTACCTTCCAGACCATCTGGAATTGGGCCAATCCGTTTGGGGAAGTCACAATGATTGATGTTGGCCAGGGAGATAGTATTTTAATCCATTACCCATTTGGTAAGGGTACCTATTTAATTGATACGGGAGGAACCATTCAATTCGAAGAGGACGAATGGAAAAAGGCAGCAAAACCATTTGAAGTAGGGAGAGATGTTGTTGTCCCTTTTTTGAAAGGAAAGGGGATAAGGAAATTAGATAAACTTATTCTTACACATGGTGATACTGATCATATTGGCGGCACTCTTGCACTTTTAAAAGAAATAGAAGTTACACAAATATTAATGCCATCAGTTGCTGAATTATCAAAATCAAAGTTAACCATTATTCAGGAAGCAAAAAATAAAGGTATTCAAGTTGTTATGGTCGCTGATGGGAGCCAATGGGAAAATGAAAAGAGCACATTCTATGTTCTAAGTCCTGAAGCAAATTTTCAAGGTGAGCGGAATAGTGGGTCGATTGCAATTATGGCGGAAATTGGAGGGCTTAATTGGTTTTTTGGCGGCGATCTTGATCAGGAGGGAGAGGAAAGGATAATAAAGAAATATCCTGATTTGCATATAGATGTACTGAAGGCAGGACACCATGGAAGTAAAACATCAACAAGTGAGGTATTTATAAATAAGATAAAACCTGCTATCTCATGGATTTCAGTTGGTGAGCATAATCGTTATGGTCATCCGCATAGCGAGGTGTTAGAACAACTTGGGAATACAACTGTATACAGGACGGATGACCATGGTGCGATCACCTATAGGTTTTATCAGGAGAGTGGAACCTTTTCTTCGGTTTTACATAAGATAAAGCAATAA
- a CDS encoding class I SAM-dependent methyltransferase — MSYEQFAYLYDELMQDAPYDEWVRFVKEKVNKYQVNGNHLLDLACGTGELSVRFAQEGFSVTGVDLSADMLSVAQAKAQEEGLNIPFFEQDMAYLEGHEEFNIIGIFCDSLNYLKSDEDVIHTFSSAFSHLKNSGIFFFDVHSTYKISELFINQTFTLADDHLSYIWNSFAGEFPNSVEHELSFFILDEQSGKYDRFDELHYQRTYPVQQYSEWLKEAGFEILEICADFENIEPQDHSERIFFIARKKPSY; from the coding sequence ATGAGTTATGAGCAGTTTGCCTATTTATATGACGAGCTCATGCAAGATGCTCCATACGATGAATGGGTTAGATTTGTAAAAGAAAAAGTGAATAAATATCAAGTAAATGGTAACCATTTACTTGATTTGGCATGTGGTACTGGAGAGCTCTCCGTTCGTTTTGCTCAGGAGGGCTTTTCCGTTACTGGTGTAGATTTGTCTGCCGATATGCTTAGTGTTGCACAGGCAAAAGCACAGGAAGAAGGATTGAATATTCCTTTTTTTGAGCAAGATATGGCATATTTAGAAGGACACGAAGAGTTTAATATTATTGGGATTTTTTGTGATTCCTTAAATTACCTGAAATCTGATGAAGACGTGATACATACTTTTTCGAGTGCTTTTAGTCATCTGAAAAATAGCGGAATATTCTTCTTTGATGTCCATTCTACTTATAAAATTTCTGAGCTTTTTATCAATCAAACCTTTACATTAGCAGATGATCATTTATCCTACATTTGGAATAGCTTTGCCGGTGAATTTCCAAATAGTGTAGAACATGAACTGAGTTTTTTCATATTAGATGAACAGTCTGGAAAATATGATCGTTTTGATGAACTTCATTACCAAAGAACCTACCCTGTTCAACAGTATTCTGAATGGTTAAAAGAGGCAGGCTTTGAAATCCTCGAGATTTGTGCAGATTTCGAGAATATTGAGCCGCAGGATCATTCAGAAAGAATATTTTTTATTGCAAGAAAAAAGCCATCATATTAA
- the comER gene encoding late competence protein ComER: MKIGIIGTGNMGTILVEALIDGKAVSPSSMVITNRTKTKAKLLKDKYKGIRVGENAAEVASQSDLVFICVKPLDVYTIINEINPHLNNRKCVISITSPIDTSQLEAKTACSVIRVIPSITNRALAGVSLITYGEHCSENWKTKVESMFAKISIPVSIEENITRVASDIVSCGPAFFSYLLQRFILAAVKETDIDQERATVMASEMIVGLGELLKQGHYTLPSLQEKVCVKGGITGEGIKVMEEELGDLFEHIFQATHTKFNEDIEKVNLQFYKH, from the coding sequence ATGAAAATTGGTATCATTGGTACCGGTAATATGGGGACTATTTTGGTTGAGGCTTTAATCGATGGAAAAGCAGTTTCCCCTTCTTCAATGGTTATTACAAATAGAACAAAAACAAAAGCGAAGCTGCTTAAAGATAAATATAAGGGAATAAGGGTTGGGGAAAATGCGGCTGAAGTGGCATCTCAATCCGATTTAGTGTTTATTTGTGTTAAACCCTTAGATGTCTATACCATTATTAATGAAATTAACCCACATTTAAATAATAGAAAATGTGTTATTTCCATTACAAGTCCTATTGATACAAGTCAACTTGAAGCAAAGACAGCCTGTTCAGTAATAAGGGTTATTCCAAGCATTACAAACCGTGCATTAGCGGGAGTTTCACTGATAACATACGGTGAACATTGCAGTGAAAATTGGAAAACAAAAGTGGAAAGTATGTTTGCGAAGATTTCGATTCCAGTAAGTATTGAGGAGAATATAACAAGAGTGGCTTCTGATATCGTTAGCTGTGGTCCAGCATTTTTCAGTTATCTATTGCAGCGTTTTATCCTTGCAGCTGTAAAAGAAACGGATATTGATCAAGAAAGAGCAACAGTAATGGCAAGTGAAATGATTGTCGGCCTGGGAGAGTTATTAAAACAAGGCCATTATACATTACCTTCGTTACAAGAAAAAGTTTGTGTTAAGGGTGGTATTACTGGTGAGGGCATTAAGGTAATGGAGGAAGAGCTTGGAGATCTCTTTGAACATATTTTCCAAGCCACACATACAAAATTTAATGAAGACATAGAAAAAGTTAACTTGCAGTTCTATAAGCATTAA
- the holA gene encoding DNA polymerase III subunit delta, translating to MVLDIWKQIKQREIAPIYLLYGTEAYLINETKQLLLNQVLDEEDKDFNFTAYDLDETPIETALEDAETFPFLGEKKVIFLHNPKFLTAEKTKDKMEHNLARLELYLKEPAPYTVLVISAPYEKLDERKKITKELKRTAVTVEAKKLNEYELKNWVKERAKKNGIVFDPDALELLITLVGTNMFMITSEVDKLALYAADEKQINASMVEKLVSRSLEQNIFTLIEKVVQRRPEDALRIYYDLLKQNEEPIKILALLAGQFRLIYQVKELSRRGYGQQQMAGYLKAHPFRVKLAAGQANQFTDEELTNLMSMLANADLQMKTGGMNKSLLIELLLFKIKR from the coding sequence ATGGTATTAGATATTTGGAAACAAATTAAACAGCGGGAAATTGCTCCCATTTATTTATTATATGGTACAGAGGCATATTTAATCAATGAAACGAAGCAATTGCTGCTTAATCAGGTTTTAGATGAAGAGGATAAGGATTTTAACTTTACTGCGTATGATTTAGATGAAACGCCTATTGAAACTGCTCTAGAAGACGCAGAAACCTTTCCTTTTTTAGGTGAGAAAAAAGTCATCTTTTTACATAATCCTAAGTTTTTAACCGCTGAGAAGACAAAAGATAAAATGGAACATAATCTAGCGCGGCTTGAGTTGTATTTAAAAGAACCTGCCCCCTATACAGTCTTAGTTATATCGGCGCCTTATGAAAAGCTCGATGAACGAAAAAAAATTACCAAAGAACTAAAAAGGACAGCAGTTACAGTAGAAGCAAAGAAGTTGAATGAGTACGAATTGAAAAATTGGGTGAAGGAAAGAGCAAAAAAAAATGGAATTGTTTTCGACCCGGATGCACTTGAACTCCTGATTACGCTTGTGGGTACAAATATGTTTATGATTACAAGTGAAGTTGATAAATTAGCTTTGTATGCTGCAGACGAAAAACAAATTAATGCTTCTATGGTAGAAAAATTAGTGTCGAGATCCCTTGAGCAAAATATTTTTACGTTAATTGAGAAGGTAGTGCAAAGAAGACCAGAAGACGCACTTAGAATATATTACGATTTATTAAAGCAAAATGAGGAACCGATTAAGATTTTAGCACTGCTTGCGGGCCAATTCAGGCTTATTTATCAGGTGAAGGAGCTCTCAAGGAGAGGTTATGGTCAACAGCAAATGGCCGGTTATTTAAAGGCTCATCCATTCCGGGTAAAGTTAGCTGCTGGACAAGCTAATCAATTTACAGATGAAGAATTAACTAACCTTATGAGCATGCTGGCGAATGCTGACCTTCAGATGAAAACGGGCGGCATGAATAAATCACTACTAATTGAGCTGTTATTGTTCAAAATAAAAAGGTAG
- the yqeK gene encoding bis(5'-nucleosyl)-tetraphosphatase (symmetrical) YqeK produces MEREEALKIVKDQLTDHRYQHTLGVMETAIALAEQYGADEKKAEMAAIFHDYAKFRPKDEMKQIILSQKFPQDLLHYHAELWHAPAGAYLVEKEAGIKDKEVLDAIRYHTSGRPGMTLLEKVIYLADYIEPGRHFPGVDEVRALAKENLDTALIQAVKNTILFLMRKNQPVYPESFQTYNDLVMKRRID; encoded by the coding sequence ATGGAACGTGAAGAGGCATTAAAAATTGTTAAAGACCAATTAACAGACCATAGATATCAACATACCTTAGGAGTCATGGAAACGGCTATTGCTTTGGCGGAACAATATGGTGCTGATGAAAAAAAAGCAGAAATGGCTGCAATCTTTCATGACTATGCAAAATTTCGACCTAAGGATGAAATGAAACAAATTATTTTATCGCAAAAGTTCCCTCAAGATTTACTTCACTATCATGCTGAGTTGTGGCATGCTCCAGCAGGGGCTTACTTAGTCGAAAAAGAAGCTGGGATAAAGGATAAGGAAGTACTGGATGCGATCCGTTACCATACATCAGGAAGGCCAGGAATGACTCTGCTGGAAAAAGTAATTTATTTAGCAGATTATATTGAACCTGGCCGCCATTTTCCAGGGGTAGATGAAGTCAGAGCCTTAGCCAAGGAAAATTTGGACACTGCATTAATACAAGCAGTTAAAAATACAATACTATTCTTAATGAGAAAGAATCAACCGGTTTATCCGGAAAGCTTTCAAACATATAATGATCTCGTAATGAAGCGGAGGATTGATTAA
- a CDS encoding nicotinate-nucleotide adenylyltransferase, with the protein MPKVGILGGTFDPPHYGHLLIANEVLSKLNLDEVWFMPNQEPPHKKKSESVENQERLQMLELSIKGNEAFKIEKIEFERSGPSFTVDTMRILNEMYPNHQFYFIIGADMIEYLPKWHKIDELIELVQFVGVERPEYSSKTDYPITYVDVPAIDVSSSMIRKRVQQGMTVRYLLPDSVIDFIRENHLYGT; encoded by the coding sequence ATGCCGAAGGTTGGGATATTGGGAGGAACATTTGACCCGCCTCATTACGGCCACTTGTTAATCGCTAATGAGGTACTCTCCAAACTTAATCTTGATGAAGTATGGTTTATGCCAAACCAAGAGCCTCCTCATAAGAAGAAATCAGAATCAGTTGAAAATCAAGAACGCTTGCAAATGCTGGAGCTCTCAATCAAAGGGAATGAAGCATTTAAAATTGAAAAAATTGAGTTCGAAAGATCGGGTCCTTCATTTACTGTCGATACCATGCGGATATTAAATGAAATGTATCCAAATCATCAATTTTATTTTATCATCGGTGCGGATATGATAGAGTACCTTCCTAAATGGCATAAAATTGACGAACTGATTGAACTTGTCCAATTTGTTGGTGTTGAAAGACCTGAATACAGCTCAAAAACGGATTATCCAATCACCTACGTGGATGTTCCTGCAATCGATGTCTCTTCAAGTATGATTAGAAAGAGAGTACAACAAGGCATGACGGTACGCTATTTATTACCCGACTCGGTAATTGATTTTATTAGGGAGAATCATTTATATGGAACGTGA
- a CDS encoding helix-hairpin-helix domain-containing protein, which translates to MKDWMYEHKVYVIITVMIAFAAIFYFLEESKSSVSDVENIVPQEIKEEKDIPQVQEEIQEPEMIMVDVKGQVTMPGVYSTSQGERVIDVIHRAGGLTENADESQVNFAEHVQDAMVIYIPAKGEAGINVPAGTTVNPSNTGGGTGKEAKVNVNKADETQLQNLPGIGPSKAAAITEYRETSGPFKSVEDLKNISGIGDKTFEKLKDLITIQ; encoded by the coding sequence ATGAAGGACTGGATGTATGAGCATAAAGTTTATGTGATCATTACTGTCATGATAGCTTTTGCTGCCATTTTCTATTTCTTAGAAGAAAGTAAATCTTCTGTAAGTGACGTAGAAAATATTGTCCCGCAAGAAATAAAGGAAGAGAAGGATATTCCCCAAGTACAAGAAGAAATTCAAGAACCTGAAATGATTATGGTTGATGTGAAGGGGCAGGTTACCATGCCGGGTGTATATTCAACAAGTCAGGGCGAAAGGGTAATAGACGTTATCCATCGTGCTGGCGGGCTAACTGAAAACGCTGATGAGAGCCAGGTGAATTTTGCTGAACATGTACAGGATGCCATGGTTATTTATATCCCCGCAAAGGGAGAGGCAGGAATTAACGTACCTGCAGGAACAACTGTTAATCCTTCGAACACTGGCGGCGGTACAGGTAAAGAAGCAAAAGTTAATGTAAATAAAGCAGATGAAACACAGTTGCAAAACCTTCCGGGAATTGGTCCTTCAAAAGCGGCAGCGATTACGGAATACAGAGAGACAAGCGGTCCGTTTAAGAGCGTTGAAGATTTGAAAAATATTAGCGGAATTGGTGATAAAACTTTTGAGAAGCTAAAGGATCTAATTACAATCCAATAA